The following proteins come from a genomic window of Pararhodobacter sp.:
- a CDS encoding inorganic phosphate transporter: protein MRSTIDETAKAIKTLDKDLKRISLLEQATAFTSRPLVAPGVALLFMVMAGLAAATLMGATAGTWVVVLAAVVGAYMALNIGANDVANNMGPAVGAEAVTLGGALVIAAVFETAGALLAGGDVVSTVSRGIVSPESVAEPQIFVWAMMAALLSGALWINLATWLGAPVSTTHSIVGGVMGAGIAAAGFAAVNWPVMGAIAASWVISPVLGGLIAALFLAVINNRIIERDDKIAAARTWVPVMIGIMGGVFATYMAMKGLKKLVHLSLSDSVLIGLAIAIPLVFLMRPIIRRQSEGLENRSKSLKVLFSIPLVLSAALLSFAHGANDVANAVGPLAAIVHAVQDGASGDRVEIPYWVMVVGAVGLSFGLVLFGPKLIKVVGSEITRLNAMRAWCVALSAAVVVIFASWLGLPVSSTHIAIGGIFGVGFYREWYHEKILKENRDMSALPVEERTRRKVVRRSHLMTIMMAWVITVPATAALSAALFYAATLLAGLR from the coding sequence TGGTCGCGCCGGGCGTCGCCTTGCTGTTCATGGTGATGGCCGGGCTTGCGGCGGCAACCTTGATGGGGGCCACGGCGGGGACATGGGTCGTGGTTCTGGCGGCGGTGGTCGGGGCCTATATGGCACTGAACATCGGCGCCAACGATGTGGCCAACAACATGGGCCCCGCGGTCGGCGCCGAGGCCGTCACGCTGGGCGGCGCGCTGGTGATCGCCGCGGTGTTCGAAACCGCGGGTGCGTTGCTGGCCGGGGGCGATGTGGTCAGCACCGTCTCGCGCGGCATCGTCTCGCCCGAGAGCGTTGCGGAACCGCAGATCTTTGTCTGGGCGATGATGGCGGCGTTGCTGTCGGGGGCGCTGTGGATCAACCTGGCGACATGGCTCGGCGCGCCCGTCTCGACGACGCATTCGATTGTCGGCGGTGTGATGGGCGCCGGCATCGCGGCGGCGGGGTTCGCGGCGGTGAACTGGCCGGTGATGGGCGCGATTGCGGCAAGCTGGGTGATCTCGCCGGTTCTGGGCGGGCTTATCGCGGCGCTGTTCCTGGCGGTGATCAACAACAGGATCATTGAACGCGACGACAAGATCGCTGCGGCGCGCACCTGGGTTCCGGTGATGATCGGTATCATGGGCGGTGTGTTCGCCACCTATATGGCAATGAAAGGCCTCAAGAAGCTGGTCCATCTGTCCTTGAGTGACTCGGTGCTGATTGGCCTGGCGATCGCCATTCCCTTGGTGTTCCTCATGCGGCCGATCATCCGTCGGCAGTCGGAGGGGCTGGAGAACCGCAGCAAATCGCTCAAAGTGCTGTTTTCGATCCCGCTGGTGCTGTCGGCGGCGTTGCTCTCGTTTGCGCATGGCGCGAATGATGTGGCGAATGCGGTCGGCCCGCTGGCCGCCATCGTGCACGCGGTTCAGGATGGTGCCTCGGGTGATCGTGTGGAGATCCCCTATTGGGTGATGGTCGTCGGGGCGGTCGGCCTGTCGTTTGGTCTGGTGCTGTTCGGCCCCAAGCTGATCAAGGTTGTCGGCTCGGAAATCACCCGCCTCAACGCGATGCGCGCGTGGTGCGTGGCGCTGTCAGCGGCGGTGGTGGTGATCTTTGCCTCGTGGCTGGGGCTACCGGTCAGCTCGACGCATATCGCCATTGGCGGCATCTTTGGCGTGGGCTTCTATCGCGAGTGGTATCACGAGAAGATCCTGAAAGAGAACCGCGACATGTCGGCGCTTCCGGTCGAGGAGCGAACGCGGCGCAAGGTGGTCCGTCGCTCGCATCTGATGACCATCATGATGGCCTGGGTGATCACGGTGCCGGCGACGGCGGCGCTGTCGGCTGCGCTGTTCTACGCGGCGACCTTACTGGCCGGACTTCGGTAG
- a CDS encoding 5-formyltetrahydrofolate cyclo-ligase, with product MTDEPGYSSSPCFAHELGAEPALTAAEVSAWRKTARAALIEARLAVPVAERQSVAAEVADVLNRVIDPRPGVIISLYWPFRGELDLRGWMQGAHEKGARIALPLVVAKAQPLMFREWWPGCEMERGVWNIPNPANTPEITPTVVLSPLVGFDPACYRLGYGGGFFDRTLAALTPRPMVIGVGHPGAAIPTIHPQPHDIPMDMIVTGSSAGRLIRRLP from the coding sequence ATGACCGATGAACCCGGCTATTCTTCGTCCCCCTGCTTTGCCCATGAGCTTGGCGCCGAACCCGCCCTGACCGCGGCAGAGGTCAGCGCCTGGCGCAAAACGGCGCGGGCGGCATTGATCGAGGCACGCCTGGCAGTGCCCGTGGCAGAACGCCAGAGCGTCGCCGCCGAGGTCGCCGACGTCCTGAATCGTGTGATTGACCCAAGGCCGGGGGTGATCATCAGCCTCTATTGGCCGTTTCGCGGGGAATTGGACCTGCGCGGCTGGATGCAGGGCGCGCATGAGAAGGGCGCGCGCATTGCCTTGCCGCTGGTGGTCGCCAAGGCGCAGCCGCTGATGTTTCGTGAATGGTGGCCCGGTTGCGAGATGGAGCGCGGCGTGTGGAACATCCCCAACCCGGCGAACACGCCGGAAATCACGCCCACGGTGGTGCTGTCGCCGCTGGTCGGGTTCGATCCGGCCTGCTACCGGCTGGGCTATGGCGGCGGGTTCTTTGACCGGACCCTGGCGGCGCTGACCCCGCGCCCGATGGTGATCGGCGTCGGGCATCCAGGCGCGGCGATCCCGACGATCCACCCGCAGCCGCATGATATCCCGATGGACATGATCGTAACCGGATCAAGCGCCGGGCGGCTGATTCGCCGTTTGCCGTAG
- a CDS encoding rhodanese-related sulfurtransferase encodes MITVAALYHFTRFPDPAAIKGPLAALCRAQGVKGSLLLAPEGINGTIAGPRAGIEAVLAHIRALPGCADLEWKEAEHSEMPFGRMKVRLKREIVTMGQPDVDPRAKVGHYVAAQEWNDLIAQPDVAVIDTRNDYEVAIGSFKGAIDPHTTSFGEFPAWWQANKDRFHNKRIAMFCTGGIRCEKSTNYLLSQGVDEVFHLKGGILKYLEEVPAEDSLWHGGCFVFDQRVAVGHGLQPTGHLMCHACRRPLDVADTKRPEFEDGVQCHHCVEEFDAPRRERFRERQRQIALAEKRGALHLGR; translated from the coding sequence ATGATCACCGTTGCAGCGCTCTATCATTTCACCCGTTTCCCCGATCCCGCCGCGATCAAGGGGCCGCTGGCGGCCTTGTGCCGTGCGCAGGGCGTCAAGGGCTCGTTGCTGCTGGCCCCTGAGGGGATCAACGGCACCATCGCCGGGCCGCGCGCCGGGATCGAGGCCGTTCTGGCGCATATCCGCGCCCTGCCCGGTTGCGCCGATCTGGAGTGGAAAGAGGCCGAGCATTCCGAAATGCCGTTCGGCCGTATGAAAGTGCGGCTGAAGCGCGAGATTGTCACCATGGGGCAGCCCGATGTGGACCCGCGCGCGAAGGTTGGCCATTATGTCGCGGCGCAGGAGTGGAACGATCTGATCGCCCAGCCCGATGTTGCGGTGATCGACACGCGCAATGATTACGAGGTGGCGATCGGCAGTTTCAAAGGCGCGATCGACCCCCACACCACCAGCTTTGGCGAGTTTCCGGCCTGGTGGCAAGCCAACAAGGACCGCTTTCACAACAAGCGCATCGCGATGTTCTGCACCGGCGGCATTCGCTGCGAGAAATCGACGAATTATCTGCTGTCGCAGGGTGTTGACGAGGTGTTCCACCTCAAGGGCGGCATTCTGAAATATCTTGAAGAAGTGCCCGCCGAGGACAGTCTGTGGCATGGCGGCTGTTTCGTGTTCGACCAGCGCGTTGCGGTGGGACACGGGTTGCAGCCGACCGGGCACCTGATGTGCCACGCCTGCCGCCGCCCGCTGGACGTTGCCGACACCAAACGCCCGGAATTCGAGGATGGCGTGCAGTGCCACCACTGCGTCGAGGAGTTCGACGCGCCGCGCCGCGAAAGGTTCCGCGAGCGGCAACGTCAGATCGCGTTGGCCGAGAAACGCGGCGCGTTACATCTGGGGCGCTAG
- the ffh gene encoding signal recognition particle protein yields MFENLSERLGGVFDRLTKAGALTAEDVTAALREVRTALLEADVSLPVARDFIKRVQVKATGAAVTKSITPGQQVVKIVHDELIATLRGDEDPGKLKIDNPPAPVLMVGLQGSGKTTTTAKLARRLKEREHKRVLMASLDTNRPAAMEQLAILGTQIGVDTLPIIKGESAVQIAKRAKQQATLGGYDVYLLDTAGRLHIDEVLMDEVQAVRDAVNPRETLLVVDGLTGQDAVNVATEFESKVGITGVVLTRMDGDGRGGAALSMRAVTGKPIRFVGMGEKTDALESFEAERVAGRILGMGDIVALVEKAQVTLEAEQAERMMKRFQKGQFNMNDLRQQLDQMQKMGGMQSVMGMMPGMGKMSKQAEAAGLDDKMLKRQVALINSMTKKERANPALLQASRKKRIAQGAGLEVSELNKLLKMHRQMADVMKKMGKGGMLKQAMKGMFGKGGADLDAMKQQLADPEAMKAAQTAMQRGAGLPGMPGMGGGLPGGLSGLGLGKKR; encoded by the coding sequence ATGTTCGAGAATCTGTCCGAGCGCCTGGGTGGCGTGTTTGATCGTCTGACCAAGGCGGGTGCGCTGACTGCCGAGGATGTGACCGCGGCGCTGCGCGAAGTGCGCACCGCGTTGCTGGAGGCGGATGTCTCGCTGCCGGTGGCGCGTGATTTCATCAAGCGCGTGCAGGTCAAGGCGACCGGGGCGGCGGTCACGAAGTCGATCACGCCGGGTCAGCAGGTGGTCAAGATCGTCCATGACGAGCTGATTGCCACGCTGCGCGGCGACGAAGACCCCGGCAAGCTGAAGATCGACAATCCGCCCGCGCCGGTGTTGATGGTCGGTTTGCAGGGTTCGGGCAAGACCACGACCACCGCAAAGCTGGCCCGTCGCCTGAAAGAGCGCGAGCACAAGCGCGTGTTGATGGCGTCGCTGGACACCAACCGCCCCGCCGCGATGGAGCAATTGGCCATTCTGGGCACTCAGATTGGCGTCGACACCTTGCCAATCATCAAGGGCGAGAGCGCCGTGCAGATCGCCAAGCGCGCCAAGCAGCAGGCGACCTTGGGCGGCTATGACGTGTATCTGCTGGATACCGCGGGCCGTTTGCACATCGACGAAGTCTTGATGGACGAGGTTCAGGCCGTCCGCGATGCGGTCAACCCGCGTGAAACCCTGTTGGTGGTCGATGGTCTGACCGGGCAGGATGCGGTCAACGTCGCCACCGAATTCGAGAGCAAGGTCGGCATCACCGGCGTGGTTCTGACGCGGATGGATGGTGACGGACGCGGCGGTGCGGCGCTCAGTATGCGCGCGGTGACCGGCAAGCCGATCCGCTTTGTCGGCATGGGCGAGAAAACCGACGCGCTGGAAAGTTTCGAGGCCGAGCGGGTCGCGGGGCGCATTCTGGGCATGGGCGATATCGTCGCGCTGGTGGAAAAGGCACAGGTCACGCTGGAGGCGGAGCAGGCCGAGCGCATGATGAAGCGCTTCCAGAAAGGCCAGTTCAACATGAACGACCTGCGCCAGCAGCTGGATCAGATGCAGAAGATGGGCGGTATGCAGTCGGTCATGGGGATGATGCCGGGCATGGGCAAGATGTCCAAGCAAGCCGAGGCGGCGGGGCTGGATGACAAGATGCTCAAGCGTCAGGTGGCGCTGATCAACTCGATGACCAAGAAGGAACGCGCCAACCCGGCGCTTTTGCAGGCCAGCCGCAAGAAACGCATCGCGCAGGGTGCCGGGCTTGAGGTATCCGAACTGAACAAGCTTCTGAAAATGCATCGCCAGATGGCCGATGTGATGAAGAAGATGGGCAAGGGCGGCATGCTGAAACAGGCCATGAAGGGCATGTTCGGCAAGGGCGGTGCCGATCTGGACGCGATGAAGCAGCAACTGGCTGACCCCGAAGCGATGAAGGCCGCGCAAACCGCCATGCAGCGTGGCGCCGGGTTGCCGGGCATGCCGGGCATGGGCGGCGGCCTGCCGGGTGGTCTGTCTGGCCTGGGGTTGGGCAAGAAACGATGA
- a CDS encoding GNAT family N-acetyltransferase, whose translation MTTLAERFEALIPRLETDRLILRGFRPDDFDHFAAYSASDRAKGTGGPVDRNLAWRGFCHMTGHWVHRGYGFFVLEEKATGNALGTCGPYFPEGWPEREIGWTLWRADAEGKGYAYEAALAARGYAYDILGWDTAISMTLDGNTRSELLAQRMGCTRDGGFVHAQFGPSTIWRHPARADLGDGGMEAYA comes from the coding sequence ATGACCACGCTCGCCGAACGCTTTGAGGCATTGATCCCGCGTCTGGAAACAGACCGCCTGATCTTGCGCGGCTTTCGGCCCGATGATTTCGACCACTTCGCCGCTTACAGCGCCAGTGACCGCGCCAAAGGCACCGGCGGCCCGGTCGATCGCAACCTGGCCTGGCGCGGCTTTTGCCACATGACCGGGCATTGGGTGCATCGCGGCTACGGGTTTTTCGTGCTGGAAGAAAAGGCGACAGGCAACGCCCTTGGCACCTGTGGCCCCTATTTCCCCGAAGGCTGGCCCGAGCGTGAAATCGGCTGGACCCTGTGGCGCGCTGACGCTGAGGGGAAGGGTTATGCCTATGAGGCCGCCTTGGCGGCGCGCGGCTATGCCTATGACATCCTTGGCTGGGACACGGCGATCAGCATGACGCTGGATGGCAACACCCGGTCGGAGCTTCTGGCGCAACGCATGGGCTGCACCCGCGACGGTGGCTTTGTCCACGCCCAGTTCGGCCCGTCCACGATCTGGCGCCACCCGGCGCGCGCCGATCTGGGTGACGGCGGCATGGAGGCTTATGCATGA
- a CDS encoding chorismate mutase, translating to MTDDVTTRAEQLLAEHRASIDRIDAILVYTLAERFNQTQAVGKLKAEHALPPSDPAREARQIERLEWLAKEADLDPEFAKKFLNFIISEVIRHHEKLQS from the coding sequence ATGACCGACGACGTAACAACCCGTGCCGAGCAGCTCTTGGCCGAACATCGCGCAAGCATCGACCGGATTGACGCGATCCTTGTCTATACGCTGGCCGAGCGCTTCAACCAGACCCAAGCGGTCGGCAAGTTGAAAGCCGAACACGCCTTGCCCCCCTCGGACCCGGCGCGCGAAGCGCGGCAGATCGAGCGGCTGGAATGGTTGGCCAAAGAGGCCGATCTCGACCCGGAATTTGCCAAGAAATTCCTGAACTTCATCATCTCGGAGGTGATCCGTCACCACGAGAAACTGCAAAGCTGA
- the rpsP gene encoding 30S ribosomal protein S16: MATKIRLARGGSKKRPFYAIVVTDSRMPRDGRFLEKVGTYNPLLAKDAEDRVKMDLERIQAWLGKGAQPTDRVIRFLEAAGVRPKAERNNAKKGTPGKKAVARAKERADKAAAPAESAE; encoded by the coding sequence ATGGCTACCAAAATCCGTCTGGCCCGTGGCGGCTCGAAAAAGCGTCCGTTCTACGCCATTGTCGTCACCGACAGCCGTATGCCGCGCGACGGCCGTTTTCTGGAGAAGGTGGGCACCTATAACCCGCTGTTGGCCAAGGACGCCGAAGATCGCGTGAAAATGGACCTCGAGCGCATTCAGGCATGGCTCGGCAAGGGCGCGCAGCCGACCGACCGCGTGATCCGTTTCCTCGAAGCGGCTGGCGTTCGTCCCAAGGCCGAGCGCAACAACGCCAAGAAAGGCACGCCCGGCAAAAAAGCTGTCGCCCGTGCCAAAGAGCGCGCAGACAAAGCAGCGGCGCCAGCCGAGTCGGCGGAATAA